The window GGAAACCATGAAAGAAGAGGATGTCATCCGTTTCGATATTGTGCAGCAACAGGACGATCCAACGCGCTTTGTGATGATTGAGGTTTACCGTAACCGAGACGCGCTGTCTCGAAACAAAGGAACGCCCCATTATAGGACCTGGCGTGACAAGGTTCTGCCCATGATGGCCTATCCTCGAAAAAACACTTTTTTCACCCATGTGTATCCTGAGGCCAAAAACTGGTCCTGACAAAACGGACCGTCAATAAACAGAGCCCACGCGCTTTGTTTTTGCCGTATTGCAATGGCTCTCTTCGTTCAGCAGGGTATGGCGCGATCTCGCCTGATACCGGTCGGTCCCGCCACAACCCGATTTAGCTCTCGTCTTTACCTGACATGCTTCCGTCTGTCTGTATCTCTGGAAATTTTCTACGGTTGGTAACCTCACGAAAACATCCATAGGGAAAAGGAACCATATTATCAATTAAGCCCGCAGGCTTTGCAGCCGTCCAGAAAGGTTCCAGCGTTTTAAGAGCCGGGCGACCGCAGGTGGCACAAGGTGCTCCCAAGGCTGATTTTTAACGATGGCCCGGCGGATATCCGATCCACTGAGTCCTTTCTGCTCTGGAGCCACCTCCCACAGAACATGGGTCCGCAGACCGAGACGAATGAAGGTGTCCCGCTTTTTCCGACCCCAGTCGTCATAAATCGAGACAAAAAACACCGCATCTTTCGGAACATAGCAGAAATAGAGCTCCGGAAGGTTGACGGGGAAGGGAACGATGGTGAATTCCCGGCAATCTATCCCTGCTTCAGTCAGGCTCTCCTGGATCAGCACTTGACGTTCATAGTAGGTTAACGGGTTGGCCTCTCCACAACTGCGGTTCGGGTCGGACGTGTCTTCTCGGATTAAAGTCGGGTCAGGGTTGGTGATACCCACAACCAGATGCCGACACAGGGCCTTCCCCGCAAGAAGATACTTCATATGGTCCATATGAAGTATCTGGAAGCGGCCGTGAATGAATCCCACTTCATAAATGGGTCCTTCAGGGGCACCATTCCCTGACATTTGCAAATCCCTTATCTGCCACGGTGTGACTAAAATTTAAATGGTTCGTACCGCCCGGGCCAGAACATCTGATCCTCGTCCGTATCCATGATATCCATGAGCTTGATCCGGTCAAGGTGATTGAGGATCAGATACATAAGCTCACGATCTCGAACCGTACCCAGCGCTCCGGCGGCCACACTGATTTCATCAAACCTGACCACGGCATCCCTCCGTACCCCTTCTCCGCACAAGGTCAGGGGAACCGGTTCGCCCGAGTGGACAAGGGGTCCGCGACTTGGCGTGGAATGATCTGAGGTGACCACAGTCAGGATATCGGGATCGCCCAGGAGCCAGTGGAGA of the Deltaproteobacteria bacterium genome contains:
- a CDS encoding antibiotic biosynthesis monooxygenase, with protein sequence MLIILVQAEVKPPYVEAFKKACIENAQETMKEEDVIRFDIVQQQDDPTRFVMIEVYRNRDALSRNKGTPHYRTWRDKVLPMMAYPRKNTFFTHVYPEAKNWS
- a CDS encoding nicotinate-nucleotide adenylyltransferase — its product is MSGNGAPEGPIYEVGFIHGRFQILHMDHMKYLLAGKALCRHLVVGITNPDPTLIREDTSDPNRSCGEANPLTYYERQVLIQESLTEAGIDCREFTIVPFPVNLPELYFCYVPKDAVFFVSIYDDWGRKKRDTFIRLGLRTHVLWEVAPEQKGLSGSDIRRAIVKNQPWEHLVPPAVARLLKRWNLSGRLQSLRA